In the Topomyia yanbarensis strain Yona2022 chromosome 3, ASM3024719v1, whole genome shotgun sequence genome, one interval contains:
- the LOC131690486 gene encoding chaoptin-like, producing MFKLIIFAILFVSTAVKADYENRYSCRLAKKECKLTNFNYETRDAVATAIIDGGSGPFLDIEFVDSSFPIIPPSLFRDNDNVRSLSVKDCDVRAVEQSTFDNARELKFLKMQKNGITKLYNDMFKDTKLTKVNFENNRITEVDEFTFRGCKELDTLKLSKNRIKVLPLKLFADLNRMEELDLDYNRVEDLEEYLFNGLTSLRELNLNGNFIHTLKPNSFAGLLSLRKLELKENEISLIHSQAFHPLTSLIELDLEENNIKLIAQETFSKLTNLKELVLTENYIQRLDERVFEHNGMLQTLILNNNSIETLGPELFSGLPRLEQLSIQFNELNILRDDLFVNNLNLDTLHFEGNVISEISPRAFANLKRLELLDLDDNNIASLEEGIFRDLSSLEKLFVSNNLLRELKIGSFHGMSNLRKLYLKDNLIKTVDEMIFKDVPQLKSLSLEDNLIAAIPRDLFMPLKRLMELSLADNNLEDLDELVFKAVSGTLEELYLRNNKFTTISSSVLNCQQLEYLDLADNYLKDLPANAFEHLKRLESLDLSDNMFEQIPKTLMGLNSLKELELAANKISRVDAQVLTSLSNLKELDLSENHITEIQTETFSSLRSLKELYLDENKINIIADDSFIQNRHLKKLDLSHNEIRLLNSNVFKGLFNLESLDISDNPVNHMDENIFRDLSKLEKLSLENISVSSLPESPFYNLASLEALDLDYNQLTQLNGIIFKGLDNVEDLYLNFNLLKEISATSFHQLGNLQLVSIGPSELNSLDKDLFKNALRLEELYLHGIQFSTLPSDFFHFNRKLKVLSINSDKKLTSIDKEWFEDLPNLRLLNLVNNSISNFQPSVFDSLEELENLFLSDNPVNSLDANLFAKLLQLEELELAGMTLSSLPVGIFDNLTCLELLNLGRNQLRTLDNHIFTKLSSLEELSLADNGISSLNPELFRGLRNLNTVDLGDNKLTTIDSNLLEDCLNLEILHLANNKFVAFDLPKMSFAKTLTELDISTNMLTTLVVTEDLYTLYADDNEINKIEAERSVSYNLNLMSVSNNRLRDIDSIFSFNNLESLNVSRNDLLQLDLGRLTNSLDELEVLNASNCKIAKFLVNGITTQESMKYLDVSYNDLLDLDVEVFGNFPEIELFVFGGNKFDRIDADRLMDNYKDLELVGMDGNEWDYSSLVKSVKVFDEYEVGYWSRGDRPSCSGKRVNGLCCK from the exons atgttcaaattgat catttttgctATTCTTTTCGTATCGACTGCGGTGAAAGCGGATTACGAGAATAGATACAGCTGCCGGTTGGCGAAGAAGGAATGTAAATTGACAAATTTTAACTACGAAACTCGCGATGCCGTAGCAACTGCTATCATCGATGGTGGGTCTGGACCGTTCTTGGACATTGAATTTGTGGACTCTTCGTTCCCGATAATTCCACCGTCACTTTTCCGTGACAATGACAACGTGCGTTCTTTAAGTGTGAAAGATTGTGATGTTCGAGCAGTTGAACAATCAACTTTCGACAATgccagagagctgaaatttctaAAGATGCAAAAGAATGGGATAACGAAACTGTACAATGACATGTTTAAGGATACAAAGTTAACTAAAGTAAACTTCGAAAACAATCGGATCACTGAAGTAGATGAGTTCACCTTTAGAGGTTGCAAGGAACTGGACACTCTCAAGTTGTCTAAAAACAGAATTAAAGTATTGCCGCTTAAGCTATTCGCAGATTTGAATCGAATGGAAGAGTTGGATCTGGACTACAATCGTGTAGAGGATTTAGAGGAATACTTATTCAACGGTCTTACAAGTTTGAGAGAGTTgaatttgaatggaaatttcatACATACTTTAAAACCCAACTCATTCGCCGGGTTGTTAAGCTTGAGGAAGCTAGAActgaaagaaaatgaaatttctttAATCCATTCTCAGGCATTTCATCCGCTGACCAGTTTGATAGAACTGGATCTAGAAGAAAATAATATCAAGCTCATTGCTCAGGAGACCTTTTCCAAATTAACAAATCTTAAGGAGTTGGTGTTAACGGAAAACTATATTCAACGCTTAGATGAACGAGTTTTTGAACATAATGGGATGCTGCAAACACTTATCCTGAACAATAACTCCATAGAGACTCTTGGACCGGAACTATTCTCGGGGCTTCCTCGGTTGGAACAGCTTTCAATTCAGTTCAACGAATTGAACATTCTCAGGGATGATTTGTTCgtaaacaacttaaatttggaCACGCTTCATTTTGAGGGTAACGTCATCAGTGAAATCTCTCCTCGGGCATTTGCAAATTTGAAACGTTTGGAACTGTTAGACTTAGATGATAACAATATTGCCTCTCTTGAGGAAGGTATCTTCAGGGACTTGAGCTCATTGGAAAAGCTGTTTGTGAGCAATAATCTCTTGCGGGAGCTCAAAATTGGTTCTTTTCATGGCATGAGTAATTTAAGAAAATTATATCTTAAGGATAACTTGATCAAAACGGTGGATGAGATGATATTCAAAGATGTGCCTCAATTGAAAAGTCTCTCACTTGAGGACAACTTGATCGCGGCAATTCCACGCGATCTTTTCATGCCTTTGAAAAGATTGATGGAGTTGTCGTTAGCTGATAACAATCTGGAAGATCTGGACGAATTAGTGTTCAAAGCAGTATCTGGTACTTTGGAAGAATTGTATCTCAGAAATAACAAGTTTACTACGATATCGTCATCAGTGCTCAATTGTCAACAACTGGAGTATTTAGATTTAGCAGATAATTATTTGAAGGACTTGCCAGCTAATGCGTTCGAGCACCTGAAACGGTTGGAATCTTTGGATCTCAGCGATAACATGTTTGAACAGATTCCGAAAACATTGATGGGACTAAACAGTTTGAAGGAACTTGAACTGGCTGCGAACAAAATCTCAAGAGTAGACGCACAAGTTCTCACTTCTTTGTCCAACCTCAAAGAGTTGGATCTGTCTGAGAACCACATTACAGAGATTCAAACAGAAACTTTTTCCAGCTTGCGATCGCTCAAGGAGTTGTATCTggatgaaaataaaatcaatatcaTCGCGGATGATTCTTTCATTCAAAATAGACACTTGAAAAAACTGGATCTTAGTCACAATGAAATCAGGCTACTGAACTCAAATGTGTTCAAGGGACTATTCAATTTGGAGAGTCTGGACATAAGTGATAATCCTGTGAACCATATggatgaaaacattttccgtgATTTATCGAAGCTAGAGAAACTTTCGTTGGAAAATATCAGCGTATCATCGCTACCAGAAAGCCCGTTCTATAATCTCGCTTCACTAGAAGCGCTTGATTTAGATTATAATCAACTAACACAGTTGAATGGGATAATTTTCAAAGGGCTTGATAATGTGGAAGATTTATATTTGAATTTTAACCTTTTGAAAGAGATTTCTGCTACTTCATTTCATCAACTGGGAAACTTGCAGCTCGTTAGTATAGGACCAAGTGAGCTAAACAGTTTGGACaaagatttatttaaaaatgctcTTCGACTAGAGGAATTGTACCTACATGGAATACAATTTTCGACACTTCCTAGTGATTTCTTTCACTTCAATCGTAAGCTGAAAGTGTTGTCAATTAACAGTGATAAAAAATTGACTTCGATCGACAAGGAATGGTTCGAAGACTTGCCAAATCTACGCCTTCTTAATTTGGTTAACAATAGCATCAGTAATTTCCAACCTTCCGTGTTTGATTCTTTGGAAGAGCTGGAGAATTTGTTTCTATCGGATAATCCCGTTAATTCTTTGGATGCAAATCTCTTCGCTAAATTGCTACAACTAGAAGAATTGGAGCTAGCAGGTATGACACTTTCATCTTTGCCAGTTGGAATTTTCGATAATCTCACGTGTTTGGAACTACTTAATTTGGGACGTAATCAGCTTCGTACACTTGACAATCATATATTTACAAAGCTGTCCTCCCTGGAGGAACTTTCTCTGGCCGATAATGGAATAAGCTCGTTGAATCCCGAATTGTTCCGAGGATTGCGGAATCTAAATACGGTGGATTTAGGCGATAATAAATTAACGACAATCGATTCAAATCTTTTGGAGGACTGCTTGAATCTCGAAATACTGCATTTGGCAAACAACAAGTTTGTTGCCTTTGATCTACCAAAAATGAGTTTCGCTAAGACCCTGACGGAGCTGGATATATCAACGAATATGTTAACAACCCTTGTAGTCACTGAAGATCTGTACACGCTGTATGCAGACGACAATGAAATCAACAAAATCGAGGCGGAAAGATCTGTGTCGTACAATTTAAATCTAATGTCTGTTTCGAATAACCGTTTGAGAGATATAGATTCCATCTTCAGCTTTAACAATTTGGAGTCTCTTAATGTTTCTCGCAATGATCTGTTACAGTTGGATTTGGGTAGATTAACGAACTCGCTGGATGAACTAGAAGTACTGAATGCATCCAATTGCAAGATTGCCAAATTCTTAGTTAATGGAATAACTACGCAGGAGTCGATGAAGTACCTGGATGTATCATACAACGACTTATTGGATCTTGATGTGGAGGTATTTGGAAACTTTCCAGAGATAGAATTATTTGTATTCGGGGGTAATAAATTTGACCGAATTGATGCTGATAGACTGATGGACAATTACAAGGATTTGGAGCTAGTCGGCATGGATGGAAATGAATGGGACTACTCTTCCCTAGTAAAGTCTGTTAAAGTTTTCGATGAATACGAAGTAGGGTATTGGAGTCGCGGAGATCGGCCGTCCTGCTCGGGGAAAAGAGTTAATGGATTATGCTGCAAGTAG
- the LOC131691517 gene encoding protein artichoke-like, whose translation MLHSSLLIITLLLVAESRTSLTSAKVLECVTQNNECLFSDVQLLNKENRNVALKLPSNTNTSVIKFINSSIDLITSQLLSNLDDVKSIDIASTRVRTIQSNAFLENSHLEELDLSKNLLTDLPDGIFHGLSHLNQLNLSDNNLHRLRGDLLEHCPELIRLNLEGNSISEIPRKLFWIPRELQFLNLGDNRIEQLVGGTFRLLENLTTLDLSKNFLRELRYDTLEGLHSLEQLDVSSNLIEKVSVGAFQEVPLIRVISMAGNFLTRLPNGLFTNLVELRELNLQGNELVQLDDHLFRGLLSLQTISLSSNSINGIPSTLFKDQVNLQSIDLSQNRLSSVPKEVISRMGSDIKLHNNHFTIVRTSTFSETVAVSSVSLYGNKILVLEDELFDSLTNLTELYLDYNELTEIPATIFKGNPSLSHITMSRNYISTVRTNTFAGLSQLNSVDLSSNKIFEIEEGAFYGSSITSLFLEHNLLEWVDSETFRGLKLLHLNLADNKLRQILDSSFESQPYLETIILNNNHIEDISKGSFSNLSKLVYLDLSNNSITKLFDSTFLTSMSMGTLKLSHNKLTDLNLKIFEKTFKLQNLELDGNRIRFLSERAENLFSLAEITTLKLSFEISNLVANLSTLKSLHIDSLYQKTLTDSSLVMFTALEELQISDATFRTLPSRLLYHLTLLNRLLITNNSLTSIADNFFDHCSKLVFLDLSKNQIKTVNPNWFKHLINLTTLSLAHNRIHLIPSDILSNIKSIISLDLSSNQLTELDTDFLRKHSSLEELDVSGNKLTEIAINTKLRTLHASSNQISTIHYDSFAKFNLEILELGHNKLTNSSELLQLSKLKSLDISSNAGIEFDLHQLYKLKNLLSLNISSIGIAIPMDTVAVTNLLALDLSNNQLETLSVNFIKAIPRTTELYLQKNGISTSQLKKVSKYMKHLMYLKVDNPDSNVQSQFSDGYVMVV comes from the exons ATGCTACATTCCTCTCT ATTGATTATTACGCTATTATTAGTGGCCGAAAGCCGAACTTCGTTGACATCAGCTAAAGTTTTAGAATGTGTTACTCAAAATAACGAATGTCTCTTCAGTGACGTTCAGCTCTTGAATAAAGAGAATCGTAATGTTGCATTGAAGCTGCCAAGCAACACAAATACTTCCGTGATTAAGTTCATAAACTCATCGATTGATTTGATAACCTCGCAGCTATTAAGTAATCTCGATGATGTCAAATCTATAGATATTGCCAGCACAAGAGTACGTACAATTCAAAGCAATGCATTTCTGGAGAATAGCCATTTAGAAGAATTGGATCTTTCGAAAAACTTGCTCACTGATCTACCGGATGGAATATTTCATGGATTGAGCCACTTAAATCAGTTAAACTTGTCTGACAATAATTTACATCGGCTGCGTGGTGATCTTCTGGAACATTGTCCGGAATTGATACGCCTCAACCTGGAAGGAAACTCAATCAGTGAAATCCCCCGAAAACTGTTCTGGATTCCTCGGGAGTTGCAGTTCTTGAATCTAGGTGATAACCGAATTGAACAACTAGTTGGTGGTACGTTTAGACTTCTGGAGAATTTGACCACACTAGATTTGAGCAAGAATTTTCTTCGGGAGCTGCGATATGATACGCTTGAAGGTCTTCATTCATTGGAACAGCTGGATGTTTCTAGCAATTTGATTGAGAAAGTAAGCGTTGGAGCATTTCAGGAAGTGCCGTTGATAAGAGTTATTTCGATGGCCGGGAATTTTTTGACCCGACTGCCAAACGGTTTGTTTACTAATCTCGTTGAGTTACGTGAGTTGAATTTACAAGGTAACGAGCTAGTGCAACTCGACGATCATCTGTTCAGAGGTTTATTAAGTTTGCAAACCATATCTCTCAGTAGTAATAGTATAAATGGAATCCCATCGACACTATTCAAAGATCAGGTTAATTTGCAAAGTATTGATTTGAGCCAGAACAGACTTAGCAGTGTCCCAAAAGAAGTCATTAGCCGGATGGGTAGTGATATCAAACTTCATAATAATCACTTTACAATTGTGAGAACAAGTACTTTTTCAGAAACTGTTGCTGTATCTTCAGTCTCGCTGTACGGTAACAAAATTCTTGTTCTTGAAGACGAATTGTTTGATAGTTTGACTAATTTGACTGAGCTATATTTGGACTACAACGAATTAACGGAAATTCCAGCAACAATCTTCAAAGGCAACCCCAGTTTGAGCCATATCACCATGTCCAGAAATTATATATCCACTGTAAGAACTAACACATTTGCGGGTCTATCACAACTAAATTCTGTGGACCTGTCTTCAAATAAGATATTTGAAATTGAGGAAGGAGCTTTTTATGGTTCTAGTATCACAAGTTTATTCCTCGAACATAACTTGTTAGAGTGGGTTGATTCTGAAACCTTTCGAGGTCTAAAACTGTTGCACTTGAATTTGGCTGATAATAAGCTAAGGCAGATTTTAGACTCGTCATTTGAAAGTCAACCCTATctggaaacaattattttaaataataatCACATCGAAGATATTTCAAAAGGATCCTTTTCCAATTTATCCAAACTAGTATACCTAGATTTGAGTAACAATTCAATAACTAAGCTTTTTGATAGCACATTCCTCACTTCAATGTCGATGGGAACATTGAAATTATCTCATAATAAACTCACCGATTtaaatttaaagattttcgaAAAAACATTCAAACTGCAAAACCTTGAGCTAGACGGAAATAGAATCAGGTTTTTATCCGAAAGAGCAGAAAATTTGTTCTCACTTGCGGAAATCACGACATTAAAATTGAGtttcgaaatttcaaatttagtagCTAATCTTTCAACATTGAAATCACTACACATTGATTCACTGTATCAGAAAACACTCACTGACTCATCGCTGGTAATGTTCACTGCGTTGGAAGAACTTCAAATCTCCGATGCTACATTCAGAACTCTCCCGAGTCGGTTGCTATACCACCTTACACTGCTCAACAGACTTTTGATAACAAATAATTCTTTAACCTCAATTGCAGACAACTTTTTTGATCACTGCTCAAAACTTGTTTTTCTGGACctatcaaaaaatcaaataaaaactgTTAATCCAAACTGGTTCAAGCATTTGATTAACCTCACTACACTTTCTCTAGCTCACAATCGTATCCATTTAATCCCATCTGATATCTTAAGCAATATAAAATCAATAATTTCCTTGGACCTTTCCTCAAATCAACTCACGGAGCTCGATACAGACTTCTTACGAAAACATTCCAGCTTGGAGGAGTTGGATGTAAGTGGTAACAAGCTAACCGAAATTGCCATTAACACAAAACTACGCACTTTACACGCTTCGAGCAATCAAATTTCCACCATACATTACGATTCGTTTGCGAAATTCAACCTTGAAATACTGGAACTCGGACATAATAAGCTGACCAATAGTAGCGAGCTATTGCAATTATCGAAACTAAAATCGCTGGACATTTCAAGTAACGCGGGGATTGAGTTCGATTTACATCAGCTGTACAAACTTAAAAATCTACTATCTCTCAACATATCTTCAATTGGCATCGCGATACCGATGGATACAGTAGCAGTCACAAATCTTCTCGCACTGGATTTAAGTAACAATCAGCTAGAAACTCTGTCGGTGAACTTCATCAAAGCTATACCGAGAACTACGGAGCTGTACCTACAGAAAAATGGGATTTCAACTAGTCAGTTGAAAAAGGTTTCAAAATATATGAAGCATCTGATGTATTTAAAAGTCGATAATCCTGATAGCAATGTGCAATCACAATTCAGCGACGGCTACGTAATGGTAGTTTGA